Proteins encoded together in one Janthinobacterium tructae window:
- a CDS encoding NAD(P)-binding protein has product MTAQPSARPSYIYQGGSVMMHSPLQLKQSEMFGYFVRGDLARLQATVNTTLNQVAGKRMTLKALSPYVMLTFTRVNHADSANPVDQAKGWITEVDIVTWIMVGQMDAAGKLAHIYWYPCHIFVDDAMALINGRELFGYPKYLCDYEIPAAGSEPLRCAVAAKGFQHFSPETKLALHPLLEVNATVRTGQHKPVNSFLELIEQAFQIFLSIPDFFDMDQAGWADILSLLRKPRIDQIFLKQFPDSAGVKAVYQALVAAPAEINSLHSARLLGYEYECTLHAFDSFPLEQTLGLQLGPQAAILPFHVNFDFTAMPGEELVDNSQIAPEKIAILGGGVAAMTAAYYLTSQPGWQNQHAITVYQLGWRLGGKGASGRNAQLGQRIEEHGLHIWFGFYANAFKMIKEAYASLERPPGAPLATWRDAFKQHDYVALAEDVKGQWRNWSIVFPTLPGEPGEGGEDITLWQMAIAMVGWIEQWLRQIRLVADADARIERASASASASPGEGVWPGWLRRLADEVVGQADELGLDVGLSVGALAALVADLAPDSSRHDQARHQLLASTLNGIRAWLRLRYRGLIDGDDELRRLFTCLDLGITVMKGMFEDGVFKHGFDVINDIDFRAWLKKHGGDERFSVNSAPVRGFYDLVFAYEGGDFAKPNIEAGTLLRAMARIGLAYKGGIMFKMQAGMGDTIFTPLYEVLKKRGVEFKFFQRVEELVPGAGDIDSIRITQQVQLKDPAAGYAPLVDVKGLACWPSTPDYAQIEPAQAALLQAQDVNLESYWSDWPQQYQQAFGRQLPATVLKKGVDFDKVVFGISIGSLPALCPQLLAQSPALQLAAEKVQTVATQAYQVWLNKNLAQMGWTTQPKGQQPVLSAFTEPYDTWAPMEQLLAHEDWPAGLEPKNVSYFCSAFPIDSYPPVTDTGFPARCAARAKQGALHQLEREIGALWPEAGAPGAFPWQWLVDAKAGTGPARFDSQYWRANVDPSERYVMSVVNSTQYRLATDQSGFSNLFLTGDWIRTGLNAGCVEAAVMAGMQTSRAMTGYPAVIQGETDFQA; this is encoded by the coding sequence ATGACGGCGCAACCTTCGGCAAGACCTTCGTATATCTATCAGGGCGGTTCGGTGATGATGCACTCGCCGCTGCAATTGAAACAGTCGGAAATGTTCGGCTATTTCGTCAGGGGCGACCTGGCCAGGCTGCAGGCCACCGTGAATACCACCTTGAACCAGGTGGCGGGCAAGCGCATGACCCTGAAAGCGCTGTCGCCGTACGTGATGCTGACGTTTACGCGCGTCAACCATGCGGACTCCGCCAATCCCGTCGACCAGGCCAAGGGCTGGATCACGGAAGTCGACATCGTCACCTGGATCATGGTGGGCCAGATGGATGCGGCAGGCAAGCTCGCGCATATCTATTGGTACCCGTGCCATATTTTCGTCGATGACGCCATGGCCCTGATCAACGGGCGCGAGCTGTTCGGGTATCCGAAATACCTGTGCGACTACGAGATTCCCGCCGCCGGCAGCGAGCCGCTGCGCTGTGCCGTCGCCGCCAAGGGTTTCCAGCATTTTTCGCCGGAAACGAAACTGGCGCTGCACCCGTTGCTGGAAGTCAACGCCACCGTGCGGACGGGGCAGCACAAACCCGTCAACAGTTTCCTGGAACTCATCGAGCAGGCCTTCCAGATTTTCCTCTCCATTCCCGATTTCTTCGACATGGACCAGGCCGGCTGGGCCGACATCCTGTCGCTGTTGCGCAAGCCCCGCATCGACCAGATATTCCTCAAGCAGTTCCCCGACAGCGCCGGCGTGAAAGCCGTGTACCAGGCCCTGGTGGCAGCGCCGGCCGAAATCAACAGCCTGCACAGCGCGCGCCTGCTCGGCTACGAGTATGAATGCACCCTGCACGCCTTCGACAGCTTTCCGCTGGAGCAGACCCTGGGCTTGCAGCTGGGGCCACAGGCGGCGATATTGCCGTTCCATGTGAACTTCGACTTCACGGCCATGCCGGGCGAGGAGCTGGTCGACAATTCGCAGATCGCACCGGAAAAGATCGCCATCCTCGGTGGCGGCGTGGCGGCCATGACGGCGGCATATTATTTGACGAGCCAGCCGGGCTGGCAAAACCAGCATGCCATCACCGTCTACCAGCTGGGCTGGCGCCTGGGCGGCAAGGGTGCCAGCGGCCGCAATGCGCAGCTTGGCCAGCGCATCGAGGAACACGGCCTGCACATCTGGTTCGGCTTTTACGCCAACGCCTTCAAGATGATCAAGGAAGCGTATGCGAGCCTGGAACGCCCGCCCGGCGCACCGCTGGCCACCTGGCGCGACGCTTTCAAGCAGCACGATTACGTGGCCCTGGCGGAAGACGTCAAGGGCCAGTGGCGCAACTGGTCGATCGTCTTTCCCACCTTGCCGGGCGAGCCGGGCGAGGGCGGCGAAGACATCACCCTGTGGCAGATGGCCATCGCCATGGTGGGCTGGATCGAGCAGTGGCTGCGCCAGATCCGCCTGGTGGCGGACGCCGACGCGCGCATAGAGCGTGCCAGTGCCAGCGCCAGCGCCTCGCCGGGAGAGGGCGTGTGGCCGGGCTGGCTGCGCCGCCTGGCCGACGAAGTGGTGGGGCAGGCCGATGAACTGGGGCTCGACGTGGGCCTGTCTGTCGGCGCCCTGGCGGCGCTGGTGGCCGACCTGGCGCCGGACTCCTCGCGCCACGACCAGGCGCGCCACCAGCTGCTGGCTAGCACCCTGAACGGCATCCGCGCCTGGCTGCGCCTGCGCTATCGCGGCCTGATCGATGGCGACGATGAATTGCGCCGCCTGTTCACCTGCCTCGACCTGGGCATCACGGTCATGAAGGGCATGTTCGAGGATGGCGTGTTCAAGCACGGCTTTGACGTCATCAACGACATCGATTTCCGTGCCTGGCTGAAAAAACACGGCGGCGACGAGCGGTTCAGCGTCAATTCGGCGCCCGTGCGCGGTTTTTATGACCTGGTGTTTGCCTACGAGGGCGGCGATTTTGCGAAACCGAACATCGAGGCAGGGACGCTGTTGCGGGCGATGGCGCGCATCGGTCTGGCCTACAAGGGCGGCATCATGTTCAAGATGCAGGCCGGCATGGGCGACACGATTTTTACGCCGCTGTACGAGGTGCTGAAAAAAAGGGGCGTGGAATTCAAATTCTTCCAGCGCGTGGAAGAGCTGGTGCCGGGCGCGGGCGACATCGACAGCATCCGCATCACGCAGCAGGTGCAATTGAAGGACCCTGCCGCCGGCTACGCGCCGCTGGTGGATGTGAAAGGCCTGGCTTGCTGGCCCAGCACGCCCGATTACGCACAGATCGAGCCGGCCCAGGCAGCGCTGCTGCAAGCGCAGGACGTCAACCTGGAATCGTACTGGAGCGACTGGCCGCAGCAGTACCAGCAGGCGTTCGGCCGCCAGCTCCCCGCCACGGTCTTGAAGAAGGGCGTCGACTTTGACAAGGTGGTGTTCGGCATTTCCATCGGCTCGCTGCCCGCCCTGTGCCCGCAACTGCTGGCGCAAAGCCCGGCCCTGCAGCTGGCGGCCGAGAAGGTGCAAACCGTGGCCACGCAGGCCTATCAGGTGTGGCTGAACAAAAACCTGGCGCAGATGGGCTGGACCACGCAGCCGAAAGGGCAGCAACCGGTGCTGTCGGCCTTCACGGAACCGTACGACACGTGGGCGCCGATGGAGCAGTTGCTGGCGCACGAAGACTGGCCGGCGGGGCTGGAGCCGAAAAACGTCTCGTATTTTTGCAGCGCCTTCCCCATCGACAGCTACCCGCCCGTCACCGACACGGGCTTTCCCGCCCGCTGCGCGGCCAGGGCGAAACAGGGCGCGCTGCACCAGCTGGAACGCGAGATCGGCGCACTGTGGCCAGAGGCGGGCGCGCCCGGCGCGTTTCCGTGGCAATGGCTGGTCGACGCGAAAGCCGGCACGGGGCCGGCGCGCTTCGACAGCCAGTACTGGCGCGCCAACGTCGACCCGTCGGAGCGCTACGTGATGTCGGTGGTGAACAGCACGCAGTACCGGCTGGCCACCGACCAGTCGGGCTTCAGTAACCTGTTCCTGACGGGCGACTGGATCAGGACGGGCCTCAACGCGGGCTGCGTGGAAGCGGCCGTGATGGCGGGCATGCAGACCTCGCGCGCCATGACGGGCTATCCGGCCGTGATCCAGGGCGAGACGGATTTCCAGGCATGA
- a CDS encoding hybrid sensor histidine kinase/response regulator: MPVHPPPSRHRASSSRVSAWLCGWPLLFGLLFGLLGLAGAAQAAPLSLSKQGIAHLGSGGQLFFAGNEAAPADAAALPAWLARQRPAERVDLFGGAYWLHAQVRNDSSVAAWVIDPNDTLIDLVDLHVYGPAPQAAPHTLLTGYQRPHEYLLHYGRNVQLAPGATYDILIRFSSPYYARAPQFGVRTQQDYRKLVGKENFLMVASIGALLALGLFNFFIFSITRDKASAYYALYVLTYGLAWAMTFHVFADLFDWHQLQLHYVPFFLLPVFSTLFYMHFLRLRDYSPLLYHLSKVNLVLPLLLLPSCFVALSYAHTLATIVISIWMLLALICGIVVWSRGYQPARFFVLAFVALMLPGFLILPANLGLMPAMVANAQLVTLLGGTLDGLLLAFALADQIRLLRNNLEQRVQERTLALTLSNDALLKAKEHAEVVSRHRIDFLSAMSHDIRTPLAGVIGMLKFALRDQSVKGRTQEYLRIGLHNGVSLLTILNDILDFSKIDAGKLTLETVDFDLLALIGDAAGIVQGQADAKSLLLRRELALDLPRYVRADPTRLRQILINLLGNALKFTANGEVLLEVRRARTPPRRDGSSEIDFIISDTGPGIDADTLPRLFQKFEQADHSTTRRYGGTGLGLAICKELVELMQGSIGVESRVGIGSRFHFTLPLHDGSAPAADARRPTHQARHACRLRILCAEDVRTNQIIIGTLLESMGHEVTIVENGEQALRALGTGAYDCVLMDGRMPLMDGEQAARLIRDGGNAQFPISDAHIPILALTANASEHDRQRYLAAGMDDFLSKPVDEALLFEKIDAIIDLLLARGHALPPAVPSGDEPLARQFGLDDAEDEPSAPADPMTAPVHIVPLAGLSPQHLQRIAQAFLMEAPRRLDLACHAVRDGNASAAAAAFHALKGSAGYLSRPTLHGLCHQMETLASNGQLENVEQFLPQLKDALDVARRDLETQPGA; this comes from the coding sequence ATGCCAGTCCACCCGCCCCCGTCCCGCCACCGCGCTTCCAGCTCCCGCGTCAGCGCCTGGCTATGCGGCTGGCCGCTCCTGTTCGGCCTGCTGTTCGGTCTGCTGGGCCTGGCGGGCGCGGCGCAGGCGGCTCCCTTGTCGCTGAGCAAGCAAGGCATCGCGCACCTGGGCAGCGGCGGGCAACTGTTTTTCGCCGGAAATGAAGCCGCGCCTGCCGATGCGGCCGCCCTGCCCGCCTGGCTGGCGCGCCAGCGCCCGGCCGAACGGGTCGACCTGTTCGGCGGCGCCTACTGGCTGCATGCGCAGGTGCGCAACGACAGCAGCGTCGCGGCCTGGGTCATCGACCCGAACGACACCCTGATCGACCTGGTCGACCTGCACGTGTATGGCCCCGCACCGCAAGCGGCGCCGCACACCTTGCTGACGGGCTACCAGCGTCCGCACGAGTATTTGCTGCACTACGGCAGGAACGTACAGCTGGCGCCGGGCGCCACGTATGACATCCTGATCCGCTTTTCCAGCCCCTACTACGCGCGCGCGCCCCAGTTCGGCGTGAGGACGCAGCAAGACTACCGCAAGCTGGTGGGCAAGGAAAACTTCCTGATGGTGGCGTCCATCGGCGCCCTGCTGGCGCTGGGCCTGTTCAATTTCTTCATCTTTTCCATCACCCGGGACAAAGCCTCGGCCTATTACGCGCTGTACGTGCTGACGTATGGCCTGGCCTGGGCCATGACTTTCCACGTCTTTGCCGACCTGTTCGACTGGCACCAGCTGCAGCTACATTACGTGCCGTTCTTCCTGCTGCCCGTCTTCAGCACCCTGTTTTACATGCATTTCCTGCGCCTGCGCGACTACTCGCCCTTGCTGTACCACCTCAGCAAAGTCAACCTGGTGCTGCCCCTGCTGCTCTTGCCCAGCTGCTTCGTCGCCCTGTCGTATGCGCACACCCTGGCCACCATCGTCATCAGCATCTGGATGCTGCTGGCACTGATCTGCGGCATCGTCGTCTGGAGCCGCGGCTACCAGCCGGCGCGCTTCTTCGTACTGGCCTTCGTCGCTCTGATGCTGCCCGGCTTCCTGATCCTGCCGGCCAATCTGGGCCTGATGCCGGCCATGGTGGCCAACGCCCAGCTGGTGACCCTGCTCGGCGGCACGCTCGACGGCTTGCTGCTGGCCTTTGCCCTGGCTGACCAGATCCGCCTGCTGCGCAACAACCTGGAACAGCGCGTGCAGGAGCGTACCCTGGCCCTGACCCTCAGCAACGACGCCCTGCTGAAGGCCAAGGAGCACGCGGAAGTGGTCAGCCGCCACCGCATCGATTTTCTGTCCGCCATGAGCCACGACATCCGCACGCCGCTGGCCGGCGTGATCGGCATGCTGAAATTCGCCCTGCGCGACCAGTCCGTCAAGGGCCGCACGCAGGAATACCTGCGCATCGGCCTGCACAATGGCGTGTCGCTCTTGACCATTCTCAACGACATCCTCGATTTCTCGAAGATCGACGCGGGCAAGCTGACCCTGGAAACGGTGGACTTCGACCTGCTGGCGCTGATCGGCGACGCGGCCGGCATCGTGCAGGGCCAGGCCGACGCCAAGAGCCTGCTGCTGCGCCGCGAACTGGCGCTGGACCTGCCGCGCTACGTGCGCGCCGATCCCACGCGCCTGCGGCAAATCCTCATCAACCTGCTGGGCAACGCACTGAAATTCACGGCCAATGGCGAAGTGCTGCTGGAAGTGCGGCGCGCCCGCACGCCGCCGCGCCGCGATGGCAGCAGCGAGATCGACTTCATCATCAGCGACACGGGCCCCGGCATCGACGCGGACACCTTGCCGCGTTTGTTCCAGAAATTCGAGCAAGCCGACCACTCCACCACGCGCCGCTATGGCGGCACGGGACTGGGCCTGGCCATCTGCAAGGAATTGGTCGAACTGATGCAAGGCAGCATCGGCGTGGAAAGCCGGGTCGGCATCGGTTCGCGCTTCCATTTCACCCTGCCGCTGCATGACGGCAGCGCGCCGGCGGCCGACGCGCGCCGGCCCACGCACCAGGCGCGCCATGCCTGCCGCCTGCGTATCCTGTGCGCCGAAGACGTGCGCACCAACCAGATCATCATCGGCACCCTGCTCGAAAGCATGGGCCATGAGGTGACCATCGTGGAAAACGGCGAACAGGCGCTGCGCGCGCTGGGCACGGGCGCCTACGACTGCGTGCTGATGGATGGCCGCATGCCGCTGATGGATGGCGAACAGGCCGCGCGCCTGATCCGCGACGGCGGCAACGCGCAATTCCCCATTTCCGACGCGCACATCCCCATCCTCGCGCTGACGGCCAACGCCAGCGAACATGACCGGCAACGCTACCTGGCTGCCGGCATGGACGACTTCCTCAGCAAACCCGTCGACGAAGCGCTGCTATTTGAAAAAATCGACGCCATCATCGATCTGCTGCTGGCGCGCGGCCACGCCCTGCCGCCGGCTGTGCCCTCCGGGGACGAGCCCCTGGCGCGCCAGTTCGGCCTGGACGACGCCGAAGACGAGCCATCCGCGCCGGCCGATCCCATGACGGCGCCCGTGCACATTGTGCCGCTGGCAGGCCTGTCGCCGCAGCACTTGCAGCGCATCGCGCAAGCGTTCCTGATGGAAGCGCCGCGGCGCCTGGACCTGGCCTGCCACGCCGTGCGCGATGGCAACGCCAGCGCGGCCGCGGCCGCCTTCCACGCCTTGAAAGGCAGCGCCGGCTACCTGAGCCGCCCCACCCTGCACGGCCTATGCCACCAGATGGAAACCCTGGCCTCGAACGGCCAGCTGGAGAACGTCGAACAGTTCCTGCCGCAGCTGAAAGACGCGCTGGACGTGGCGCGGCGCGACCTGGAAACTCAGCCCGGAGCTTGA
- a CDS encoding chromate transporter has translation MNPPLQLVLSAGDWLNLFGHYLMLSLMSIGGAISTTSEMHRFLVEQHGWLTQAQFNESIAIAQAAPGPNVLFVALMGWNVGMNAGSYTAAYLGVLVTMVGIMLPSTTLTYVAAQWGYRNRDLRPVRAFKQGMAPIVVALLISTGMILGGANHDLRTDWPLWSLSIVAGLIIWRTKIHLLWLLAAGAVLGWFQLV, from the coding sequence ATGAATCCGCCGCTGCAACTGGTGTTGAGCGCGGGCGACTGGCTGAACCTGTTCGGCCACTACCTGATGCTGTCGCTGATGTCGATCGGCGGCGCCATTTCCACCACCTCCGAAATGCACCGCTTCCTCGTCGAGCAGCATGGCTGGCTGACGCAGGCGCAATTCAATGAGTCGATTGCCATCGCCCAGGCCGCGCCCGGCCCCAACGTGCTGTTCGTCGCCCTGATGGGCTGGAACGTGGGCATGAATGCGGGCAGCTACACGGCCGCGTACCTGGGCGTGCTGGTGACCATGGTGGGCATCATGCTGCCCAGCACCACCCTCACCTACGTGGCGGCCCAGTGGGGCTACCGGAACCGCGACCTGCGCCCCGTGCGCGCGTTCAAACAAGGCATGGCGCCCATCGTCGTCGCCCTCCTGATTTCCACCGGCATGATTTTGGGCGGCGCCAACCATGACCTCCGCACGGACTGGCCCCTGTGGAGCCTGTCCATCGTGGCCGGCCTGATCATCTGGCGCACGAAGATCCATTTATTGTGGCTGCTGGCGGCCGGCGCCGTGCTGGGCTGGTTCCAGCTGGTTTAG
- a CDS encoding chromate transporter, whose product MPSSPLAALPPDLPRPQPASLADLFFSFTWLALQGFGGVLAVIQREMVERKRWLTQEEFLEDWAVAQIMPGPNVVNLSLMVGGRYFGLRGALAALAGMLAVPLVIVLLLGVLYTRFGDNPQMAGALRGMAAVSAGMIAATGVKLATALARHPLPLWLTLSITALGVLMVAVLRWPLLYILLGLGGIGCLLTYRKLSA is encoded by the coding sequence ATGCCTTCATCCCCCCTTGCCGCCCTCCCGCCCGACCTGCCCCGCCCGCAACCGGCCTCGCTGGCCGACCTGTTCTTCTCGTTCACCTGGCTGGCCTTGCAGGGATTCGGCGGCGTGCTGGCCGTGATCCAGCGCGAAATGGTCGAGCGCAAGCGCTGGCTGACGCAGGAGGAATTCCTGGAAGACTGGGCCGTGGCGCAAATCATGCCCGGACCGAATGTCGTCAACCTGTCGCTGATGGTGGGCGGGCGCTATTTCGGCTTGCGCGGCGCGCTGGCGGCGCTGGCCGGCATGCTGGCCGTGCCCCTCGTCATCGTGCTGCTGCTCGGTGTGCTGTACACGCGCTTTGGCGACAACCCGCAGATGGCGGGCGCACTGCGCGGCATGGCCGCCGTATCGGCCGGCATGATCGCCGCCACGGGCGTGAAACTGGCGACCGCGCTGGCCAGACATCCGCTGCCCCTGTGGCTGACCTTGTCCATCACCGCGCTGGGCGTGCTGATGGTGGCCGTGCTGCGCTGGCCCCTGCTGTACATCCTGCTGGGCCTGGGCGGCATCGGCTGCCTGCTGACGTATCGAAAGCTGTCCGCATGA
- a CDS encoding phosphohydrolase, whose protein sequence is MITTDYVSTYSGNRFYPLRPHIDKVVIEDIAHGLAYQCRFNGQTQVFYSVAQHSLIVAGLVPPHLRLAALLHDAAEAYLGDMVKPLKVLLPEFAVLEDKVSAIIAATYGLDFSDYAPIKRADLIALATEKRDLMPHSAERWAYLDGIAPLPGIIEAMDPAEAKQRFLHAFAQLSGLGLAA, encoded by the coding sequence ATGATTACCACCGACTACGTTTCCACTTATTCCGGCAACCGTTTTTATCCCTTGCGCCCGCATATCGACAAGGTAGTCATTGAAGACATTGCGCACGGCCTCGCTTACCAATGCCGCTTCAATGGACAGACGCAAGTGTTTTACTCGGTCGCCCAGCACAGCCTGATCGTCGCCGGGCTGGTGCCGCCCCATTTGCGCCTGGCCGCCCTGCTGCACGACGCGGCGGAAGCCTACCTGGGCGACATGGTGAAGCCCTTGAAAGTGCTGCTGCCGGAATTTGCCGTACTGGAAGACAAGGTCAGCGCCATCATCGCCGCCACGTATGGCCTGGATTTTTCCGATTACGCCCCCATCAAGCGGGCCGACCTGATCGCGCTGGCCACGGAAAAGCGCGACCTGATGCCGCACTCGGCAGAGCGCTGGGCTTACCTTGACGGCATCGCCCCCTTGCCCGGTATAATCGAAGCCATGGATCCGGCCGAAGCCAAGCAGCGCTTCCTGCATGCCTTTGCCCAGCTGAGCGGGCTGGGGCTGGCAGCGTGA
- a CDS encoding alpha/beta hydrolase: MKRLILLCLVLLHLHAVAAPAGALLLWSGAPPGGAAPGPQRDSARGSITQVDQPYLLVHLPARPNGTAILLISGGGYAHIEAGKESGPAAAWLQAQGITAFELVYRLPQEGGGVAAPFQDGQRAMRVIRARATEWGIDPARIGMLGFSAGAHLAGMTAVQPDAARYAPVDAIDGASARPDFAVLLYPVLTMQRPFDTTHAKQQLLGIHPTQAARDALSVELQVDARTPAMFIAQALDDPVAPPENSLLMAAALRRAGVPVELHQFRSGGHGWGLGKPGSEPAAWPQLLLAWLRSHGWMVQAPG, from the coding sequence ATGAAACGCCTGATACTGCTGTGTCTTGTCCTGCTCCACCTGCACGCGGTTGCCGCGCCGGCCGGCGCGCTTCTGCTATGGTCCGGTGCGCCGCCCGGCGGCGCGGCGCCTGGCCCGCAGCGCGACAGCGCCAGGGGTTCCATCACGCAAGTCGATCAGCCTTACCTGCTCGTGCACCTCCCTGCGCGTCCGAACGGCACGGCCATCCTGTTGATCAGTGGCGGCGGCTATGCGCATATCGAGGCGGGCAAGGAAAGCGGCCCGGCCGCCGCCTGGTTGCAGGCGCAGGGCATTACCGCGTTTGAACTCGTGTACCGCCTGCCGCAGGAGGGCGGCGGGGTGGCCGCACCTTTCCAGGATGGCCAGCGCGCCATGCGCGTGATCCGTGCGCGCGCGACCGAGTGGGGCATCGACCCGGCGCGCATCGGCATGCTGGGTTTTTCCGCCGGCGCGCACCTGGCCGGCATGACGGCTGTCCAGCCGGACGCCGCGCGTTATGCGCCCGTCGATGCGATCGATGGGGCATCCGCGCGGCCCGACTTTGCCGTGCTGCTGTACCCCGTGCTGACCATGCAGCGGCCATTCGACACGACGCATGCGAAGCAGCAGCTGCTGGGAATCCACCCCACGCAGGCGGCGCGCGATGCGCTGTCGGTGGAATTGCAGGTCGATGCGCGCACGCCGGCCATGTTCATCGCGCAGGCACTCGATGACCCGGTTGCGCCGCCCGAGAACAGTCTATTGATGGCCGCGGCCCTGCGCCGCGCGGGCGTGCCCGTCGAGCTGCACCAGTTCCGGAGCGGCGGCCATGGCTGGGGCCTCGGCAAACCGGGCAGCGAGCCGGCTGCGTGGCCGCAACTGTTGCTGGCTTGGCTGCGATCGCATGGCTGGATGGTTCAAGCTCCGGGCTGA
- a CDS encoding response regulator, translating to MNMDSDSAAKGADEPDWLVEEPPGRADAAAESANAAPWRVLIVDDDVDVHVVTKFALSQASFQGRRLSFLHAYSGAEALALLRSTQDIAVVLLDVIMETQDAGLQVARQVREDLHNSAVRIILRTGQPGQALEHRIIIDYDINDFWCKTDLTTRKLFTTVIASLRTYATLREAQQQVADLAAALAHCGDAPAQPAGGKP from the coding sequence ATGAATATGGATAGCGACAGTGCCGCCAAGGGAGCGGACGAACCCGACTGGCTGGTCGAAGAGCCACCCGGGCGGGCAGACGCGGCGGCGGAGTCCGCCAACGCGGCGCCATGGCGCGTGCTGATTGTCGATGACGATGTCGATGTGCACGTGGTGACCAAGTTCGCCCTCAGCCAGGCCAGTTTCCAGGGCCGCAGGCTGAGCTTTCTGCACGCGTATTCGGGCGCCGAGGCGCTCGCCTTGCTGCGCAGCACACAAGATATCGCCGTGGTGCTGCTCGATGTCATCATGGAAACCCAGGATGCCGGGCTGCAAGTGGCGCGCCAGGTGCGCGAAGACTTACACAACAGTGCCGTGCGCATCATCCTGCGCACGGGCCAGCCTGGCCAGGCACTGGAACACCGCATCATCATCGACTACGACATCAATGATTTCTGGTGCAAGACCGACCTGACCACGCGCAAGCTGTTTACCACCGTGATCGCCTCGCTGCGCACCTATGCCACCTTGCGCGAAGCGCAGCAACAAGTCGCCGACCTCGCCGCCGCCCTGGCCCACTGCGGCGACGCGCCAGCGCAACCGGCTGGCGGCAAACCCTGA
- a CDS encoding YceI family protein: MPHAHRRALLACACAVLAACTPFAPPPAASQPAAPVAAQAMQLPLWQQPGMRVLDIVAQESLLTITVRRGGALARLGHDHVIASRTLQGVVTPAPGRAQFQFRLDQMSVDEEGLRQAAGLTTTPSADAIAGTRHNMLVRVLDAERYPWVSIEARRTSDNEVFEADITLHGVTRTVQLPVRVEQAADGRGLQASGSLLLKQSDFGIVPFAILGGAMAVQDQMELAFRITARQELSAPGSGASPGR; this comes from the coding sequence ATGCCACATGCCCATCGCCGCGCGCTGCTGGCCTGCGCCTGCGCCGTGCTCGCGGCCTGCACCCCGTTCGCCCCGCCGCCGGCCGCCTCGCAGCCAGCCGCGCCAGTAGCGGCGCAAGCCATGCAGCTGCCGCTGTGGCAACAGCCGGGCATGCGCGTGCTGGACATCGTCGCGCAGGAATCCCTGCTGACGATCACCGTGCGGCGCGGCGGCGCGCTGGCCCGCCTGGGACATGACCACGTGATCGCCAGCCGTACCTTGCAGGGCGTGGTGACGCCCGCGCCGGGACGCGCGCAATTCCAGTTCCGGCTCGACCAGATGAGTGTGGATGAAGAGGGCTTGCGCCAGGCGGCCGGCCTGACGACGACGCCGTCGGCCGACGCCATCGCCGGCACGCGCCACAACATGCTGGTGCGCGTGCTCGACGCCGAGCGTTATCCGTGGGTCAGCATCGAGGCCCGGCGCACGAGCGACAACGAGGTGTTTGAGGCCGACATCACGCTGCATGGCGTGACGCGCACAGTGCAGCTGCCGGTGCGGGTCGAGCAAGCGGCCGATGGGCGCGGCCTGCAGGCCAGCGGCAGCCTGCTGCTGAAACAGAGCGACTTCGGCATCGTGCCGTTCGCCATCCTGGGCGGCGCCATGGCCGTGCAGGACCAGATGGAACTGGCGTTTCGCATTACCGCCCGGCAAGAACTCAGCGCGCCAGGATCAGGCGCAAGCCCAGGCCGATGA
- a CDS encoding LysE family translocator, giving the protein MLSPDQFLAFLAAAVLITASPGPDNLMVLGVGMSRGRRQGMAFGLGCALGCLTHTVLATIGVSALLAASPTAFTALKVAGGLYLVWLGIGALRSRGGARVDGAGALPDESLLRLFGKGLFANSINPKVVLFFLSFLPQFIVAGQGNASWQTAQLGLVFTAQACVLFGLLGYFSGAVGLWLNRRPRAGLWLDRVAGTIFIGLGLRLILAR; this is encoded by the coding sequence ATGCTCAGTCCCGACCAGTTCCTGGCCTTCCTGGCCGCCGCCGTTTTGATCACCGCCAGTCCCGGCCCCGACAACCTGATGGTGCTGGGTGTGGGCATGTCGCGCGGGCGCCGCCAGGGCATGGCATTCGGCCTGGGCTGCGCCCTTGGCTGCCTCACGCACACGGTGCTGGCGACCATCGGCGTGTCGGCCCTGCTGGCCGCCTCGCCCACGGCATTTACGGCGCTGAAAGTGGCTGGCGGCCTGTATCTGGTGTGGCTGGGCATCGGCGCCTTGCGCAGCCGTGGCGGCGCCAGAGTCGATGGCGCGGGCGCCTTGCCCGACGAGTCCTTGCTGCGCCTGTTCGGCAAAGGACTGTTTGCCAACAGTATCAATCCGAAAGTCGTACTGTTTTTTCTCTCGTTCTTGCCGCAGTTTATCGTCGCTGGCCAGGGCAATGCCAGCTGGCAGACGGCGCAGCTTGGCCTGGTCTTTACGGCCCAGGCTTGCGTGCTGTTCGGCCTGCTCGGTTATTTTTCCGGCGCCGTCGGCCTGTGGCTCAATCGCCGCCCGCGCGCCGGCCTGTGGCTGGACCGCGTGGCCGGCACCATCTTCATCGGCCTGGGCTTGCGCCTGATCCTGGCGCGCTGA